From the Glycine max cultivar Williams 82 chromosome 11, Glycine_max_v4.0, whole genome shotgun sequence genome, the window AACCAGCCACAATAAACAATAAACGAAGATAAATCCCCGCCCTGGAATTGTGAACAGCAAGAATAATCCCTCAACCAGCATTCGAGTCAGGCACCCTCCAGGAAAGCTTAATCTGGCTAAAATTCACCAAGGGTACCATCCAAAGCAAGAATAATTGAATCGAATCCCATCTTAAAATTTTGTACGCCTCAATTGTGGACAGCAAGAATAACACTGATATTTAGAATGTTGATCATCTCTGATAATACTCAGCCTCCTCAAGGTTCCTTTGGTTTGAGCTTTGTCTAATAAAACTCTCCATGAGAACCCCAACGACTTTGATGGTGATGGTATTATCCATAATAACAGTTGGCTCAATTACGCTCCTCGTATTTGTAGAATCCGAAGTAAGAAAAGTGTAGACTTGTTTAACTATGTACCCAGCAGAACAAGTGTTCCTCCTTGTATTTTGTAACTCAATGAAAGATGTACATGCAAGAACAAGTCAATAAGGACCAAATCATAATCATTCTTGATTCAGGAATGTGAAGGAAGAGGATTCGAAAGGAATTAGCAAGAGGAGCATGAGAAGGTGAAGAAGTCAAGCACTAGAGTTGTGCAACGGAGACTTAAGTATGAGATTGTCATTCCTTGAGACTATGTTTTCTCACTTCCATTGGACTAATTATCTATTCACCCTTgaagttaatatatattaataaattttgttgaagTTAATATTTTCTAGTTGATTCTAAAATTGGATTTTCAAAggataaatttaaatgaaaatataattttgtgacTCTAAAATATTAATGTTGTTAAAAGAGTATGTACAAcagaaaattattttccaattaTTTCTATTGTGGTATTTCTTTGGATGTTTAGTGAGggaaaatatctaaaatttgTCAGGTTTTAAGGCAATGAAGGACTTAGTGTTGCTGAAGGACAAATTTTGTCGTCCTCGTGAAGAGAGTATAGCTGTAATGAAGCGTATGCAGGTGAAGAAAAAGGTTGATAAAGAGGTTTTGACATTTTGTCATGCtaaaataaagacatttaaaggaaaattgaaaagaacactcTGCATCTGTTCTACATAAAGCCGCATCTAATTCTAACACCGCGTTTCTAACATGTTCCTATAGCTTTCGGCGGAGGGGATGCAACCCCAAATTTGCTGAAGGGGACAGCAATGTGCTGTAGTCTCTACTCTGtagtgaaagaaaaattattaatgttgtCGAGGGCCTTCCATATAATCTCTATTTTCATACTAGGCCAATCACCACAACATTTTCAATATCATTGATGAATGGAAGAATTGTCAAATGGGAGAGCCATGGAGGGATCAAACTTAGGAGGCATGGTGGTGGGAGAGCAAGCAGCCCTGAGTTGATTATACTTTTCAATGTCAAAATTGTGAAGCTTCATGAGTCGCTTCTGCTTGGAGCTGAAACGGGCTTGGTAGAAGCCTTCAAAGGAAGGTTCTTTTGAGGTCCTTAGGAAGAAGGTGTAGCAAGCCATGCAGTACATTGAGGTCAAATAGAAACATATGGGTTCCATCACATCCCAGGAGAGTTCCCAAAATGTAAGCCTCATGAATGCCATTGTTTGCACCATCATAAAACCCAACCCTCCCCAGAGCTCACGCCGAACCATGGTGTCTGCTCTCTCGTCAATGGCTAACCTCTTTTTCTCCATTTCTTCgaattctcttcttattgacTCGGGAACCTTGGCTCCTGGTACAGGGAGAAGACCTTGGATGGCTTTCGCTACCTGTATCACAAATTTTAGAGTTTGGGTAAAACAATTGGCTTTTAACTACATTTGGTTTTTCCTCTAGGAATCACACAAACTTGctattaaatttaaactttctGAGATTGTACCTAATAAGAACATACGAGAACAAATTTAATAATGCCTAAGATGTAAAGAACTAATGACCATCACCTAAATAAACCTTACACCCTCCTAATTATAAAAAGCTGGGCTTTATAACCTCCccctctcccccccccccccccccccccaaaaaaaaaaaaaaacactttcacTTGTAGGTGAATTTCTGGTGGTATTTTATGTAAGGAGAAAGTagtcaattaaaatcaattgaatGGACAAGCATGCCACAACCTTCACCTATGGCATGGGatgattttcttattaaaaaaaaaaaatctataccaAGACAGGATTGCTAGTGACAATATTTGAAACTAGACCCCCAACTTTCAATACTTCCAGACATAATCTAACCCCCAATTTTCACTTAATGGCAGCTAATAATTGTATACCATTTTagtctttgttttcaaaataatttgggGATAGTAGGGGCAAAGACACATTCAAGCAGATTACAATTGAACCAAActcttgaattttctttttttgttttttttttccaaaaaaatcccaaattttCCATTAGTGAAGGCCCCAGAATGATAAAATTGAATGAATGATGGTGATGGATGAAAGCTGATGGGCTTTTGCAGTCCTTTATAGCCCTAATTAACCACCTCAAACGTGCGAAACAACATAGTTTCAATTTCCTGTCGAAAAAACACaagaaataatcataaaaaagctATCAGTTTTCAGTAGTCTCATCCAAATAAATGGGAAACACGAAGAAGCAtgtgatgaaaagaaaaagaaaaaaaaacctatcTTTGATCTCCACCATCACCCCTCTGTAACAACCCAGAAATTAAAACACAACCCAACAAAAACACACGAAAAAACAGAATTGTAAAACAAATATAGTATAGTAAGATTGGATTggagtaaatgaaaaaaaaaattaagaattaacctgTTCGGGTCTGAGAAACACGACATCTCCCAACACAATCACAGCCGCAGAATCATCCAACATCTTTGCAATCTCCACCGCTTGATCCTGATCCGAACAATGCTCAGCGCAGATCGCAATGAACTCCGAGAACGTTATGCAACTCTTTCGGGTCTGTCTTAGTTTCGCTTTCAACATTTCCACCTGCGCCACCTTTAGCAATTTTCTGGCATCCTCGATGGTCACTGTGTCCACCATTTTAATCTGCGGCGGCGTCAACCCATCCAACCGGATCCGGTTGTGGGCAACAC encodes:
- the LOC100815180 gene encoding calcium uniporter protein 2, mitochondrial, encoding MAFRKALAQGLLNITKVSSQSLTNCRISSSSVIGKVSPRAAEPVDPGENGRFRSPQLAGRNLLDKLRTMGVAHNRIRLDGLTPPQIKMVDTVTIEDARKLLKVAQVEMLKAKLRQTRKSCITFSEFIAICAEHCSDQDQAVEIAKMLDDSAAVIVLGDVVFLRPEQVAKAIQGLLPVPGAKVPESIRREFEEMEKKRLAIDERADTMVRRELWGGLGFMMVQTMAFMRLTFWELSWDVMEPICFYLTSMYCMACYTFFLRTSKEPSFEGFYQARFSSKQKRLMKLHNFDIEKYNQLRAACSPTTMPPKFDPSMALPFDNSSIHQ